From Nilaparvata lugens isolate BPH chromosome 7, ASM1435652v1, whole genome shotgun sequence, one genomic window encodes:
- the LOC120352163 gene encoding uncharacterized protein LOC120352163 — translation MCIIRLKGRFRNVTLVSVYAPTEDADEQVKEDFYDMLTSKLERISQHDMVLVLGDLNAQVGRESALRSVAGKYSLHKESNSNGFLVAQFAESNRLIIRSTCFPHKRIHLGTWEAPGTKIVNQIDHVLVSARHASGVLDVRTMRGPNCDSDHFMVRAVIRFRLANIRKENGVKRCKWDVSKLRMDRERQIFQNDIDRKFGQSEMEEADVNVQWKRIQSILERSAKETIGVEKMARNQEWFDRECEEAIRERNDARNKMLQRDTRGARANYNLLRRRAKSILRSKKREAIKQQILHLQTLSGTNQSKKLYKEVNWFRKGFQARLNGCKDKNGHVVSNEMVLNRWTEHFEEVLNEREEDGQPSCRFEMPHNVDREDEETAEPTIQELERAIAALKNNKAPGEDGILSEMIKSGGDRLKKELYELILMVWRDEKMPDDWKTSMICPIFKKGDKMVCENYRGISLLSIAYKAFTNILLQRLTPFAGQCLVTTKEDLEKAGAQWTRSSH, via the coding sequence ATGTGTATAATCAGACTGAAGGGAAGATTTAGAAATGTAACGTTGGTCTCTGTCTATGCCCCTACAGAAGATGCTGATGAGCAGGTAAAAGAAGATTTCTACGACATGTTAACAAGTAAATTAGAACGGATTAGCCAACACGATATGGTACTGGTCTTGGGGGATCTGAATGCTCAAGTAGGGAGAGAAAGTGCCCTTAGGTCAGTGGCTGGAAAATATTCACTCCATAAAGAATCCAATAGTAATGGGTTTCTAGTTGCACAGTTTGCAGAGAGCAACAGATTGATTATCAGGAGTACCTGCTTTCCTCATAAAAGGATACACCTGGGAACATGGGAAGCACCAGGCACCAAAATTGTGAATCAGATTGATCATGTTTTGGTGTCTGCAAGGCATGCCTCGGGTGTATTGGATGTGCGTACAATGAGAGGACCAAACTGCGACTCTGACCACTTCATGGTTAGAGCTGTAATACGATTTAGACTGGCCAATATACGCAAGGAGAATGGGGTGAAAAGGTGCAAGTGGGATGTCAGTAAGTTGAGGATGGATAGAGAGAGACAGATATTTCAAAATGATATAGATAGGAAGTTTGGACAGAGCGAAATGGAAGAAGCGGATGTGAATGTTCAGTGGAAGAGGATACAGAGCATTTTAGAGAGATCTGCCAAAGAGACCATAGGGGTAGAAAAAATGGCAAGAAATCAGGAATGGTTCGATAGGGAGTGTGAAGAAGCAATTAGGGAAAGGAACGATGCTAGAAATAAGATGTTGCAAAGAGATACAAGAGGAGCTAGAGCAAACTACAATTTATTAAGAAGGAGAGCAAAATCAATTCTAAGGTCGAAAAAGAGAGAAGCAATCAAGCAACAGATTCTACACCTACAAACATTGAGTGGAACCAACCAGAGTAAAAAATTGTACAAAGAAGTGAACTGGTTCAGAAAAGGGTTCCAGGCAAGGTTGAACGGCTGTAAAGACAAAAATGGGCATGTGGTTAGTAATGAGATGGTCTTAAATAGGTGGACCGAGCATTTCGAGGAGGTGttgaatgagagagaagaagatggacAGCCAAGCTGTCGTTTTGAAATGCCACACAATGTTGACAGGGAAGATGAAGAAACTGCAGAACCTACCATTCAAGAACTAGAGAGAGCAATAGCAGCTCTAAAGAACAATAAAGCTCCTGGTGAGGATGGCATTCTCAGTGAGATGATAAAGAGTGGAGGAGATAGATTGAAAAAGGAGCTgtatgaattaattttgatgGTATGGAGAGATGAGAAAATGCCCGATGATTGGAAGACAAGCATGATCTGCCCAATCTTTAAAAAAGGGGATAAAATGgtttgtgaaaattatagagGAATCTCTTTGCTTAGCATTGCTTATAAAGCCTTCACAAATATCCTACTTCAACGGCTCACTCCTTTTGCAGGGCAGTGCTTGGTGACTACCAAGGAGGATTTAGAAAAGGCAGGAGCACAGTGGACCAGATCTTCACATTGA